The Chlorocebus sabaeus isolate Y175 chromosome 16, mChlSab1.0.hap1, whole genome shotgun sequence genome window below encodes:
- the OGFOD3 gene encoding 2-oxoglutarate and iron-dependent oxygenase domain-containing protein 3, whose amino-acid sequence MAPQRRAATKAPEGNGAAERRNRSSTKKDRSPREVQRLWQRPWLRTAGLGAGLVLTALLLWSNLGAEDGVTEVLARRGEVVAGRFIEVPCSEDYDSHRRFEGCTPRKCGRGVTDVVITREEAEQIRSIAEKGLSLGGSDGGASILDLHSGALSVGKHFVNLYRYFGDKIQNIFSEEDFQLYREVRQKVQLTIAEAFGISASSLHLTKPTFFSRINSTEARTAHDEYWHAHVDKVTYGSFDYTSLLYLSDYLEDFGGGRFVFMEEGANKTVEPRAGRVSFFTSGSENLHRVEKVHWGTRYAITIAFSCNPDHGIEDPAFP is encoded by the exons ATGGCGCCTCAGCGGAGGGCCGCAACCAAGGCGCCCGAGGGCAACGGAGCGGCCGAGCGCCGGAACCGGAGCAG CACCAAGAAGGACCGATCCCCGCGGGAGGTGCAGAGGCTGTGGCAGAGGCCGTGGCTAAGGACTGCGGGCCTGGGGGCCGGCCTTGTGCTCACCGCACTCCTGCTCTGGAGCAACTTAGGGGCCGAAGACGGGGTCACAGAGGTCCTGGCCCGCCGTGGCGAGGTCGTGGCGGGGAGATTCATCGAGGTGCCCTGCTCTGAGGACTACGACAGTCACCGCAGGTTTGAAG GCTGCACCCCCAGGAAATGCGGCAGAGGTGTCACCGATGTCGTCATCACCAGGGAGGAAGCGGAGCAGATTCGCAG CATAGCTGAGAAGGGGCTCTCCCTGGGAGGATCTGACGGAGGG GCATCCATTCTGGACTTGCACTCAGGGGCCCTGTCTGTCGGGAAGCACTTTGTGAACCTGTACAG ATACTTTGGGGATAAAATACAGAACATCTTCTCAGAGGAGGACTTCCAGTTATACCG GGAGGTGCGGCAGAAGGTCCAGCTCACCATCGCCGAGGCTTTCGGCATCAGCGCGTCCTCGCTGCATCTGACCAAGCCCACCTTCTTCTCCCGCATAAACAGCACGGAGGCGCGGACGGCGCATGACGAGTACTGGCACGCGCACGTGGACAAG GTGACCTACGGCTCCTTCGACTACACCTCGCTGCTGTACCTCTCCGACTACCTGGAGGACTTCGGTGGAGGGCGGTTCGTGTTCATGGAGGAGGGCGCCAACAAGACGGTGGAGCCGAGAGCCG gcCGCGTCTCCTTCTTCACCTCGGGGTCCGAGAACCTGCACCGGGTGGAGAAGGTCCACTGGGGCACCCGCTATGCCATCACCATCGCCTTCAGCTGCAACCCCGACCACGGCATCGAGGACCCAGCATTCCCGTAG